A single window of Oncorhynchus clarkii lewisi isolate Uvic-CL-2024 chromosome 10, UVic_Ocla_1.0, whole genome shotgun sequence DNA harbors:
- the LOC139418206 gene encoding BTB/POZ domain-containing protein KCTD7 has product MQHYGSDEASNGERPPLSFNNSSPLPVAPSRVRRFAQERRALPQPRVMVVFSAANEIDKPGDAMSSSDSAEDDFRKPATPAPNLNLGKSLRTTFNESPSPEFPEVISLNVGGTYFTTRLSTLRRYEDTMLAAMFSGRHHIPRDAEGRFFIDRDGAYFGDILNFLREGELPQRDRVRSVHREAQYYAIGPLLDSLEDTQPLTGEKVRQAFLDLLPYYKDNLERIVEIAKLRAMQRKARFAKLKICVYKEEMPITPYERPLFNSLRFERTESEAKLFEHHCEVDVSFGPWEAVADVYDLLHCIVSDLAERGITADQQCIGVCDKHLINHYYCKRPIYEFKITWW; this is encoded by the exons atgcagcaTTATGGATCCGACGAGGCTTCTAACGGAGAACGACCGCCGCTCTCTTTCAACAACTCCAGCCCGTTACCCGTGGCTCCTTCACGGGTAAGGAGGTTCGCTCAGGAGAGGCGAGCGCTCCCTCAGCCGAGAGTGATGGTGGTATTCTCGGCCGCAAATGAGATTGATAAACCAGGCGATGCAATGTCGAGTTCGGACTCTGCGGAGGATGATTTCCGAAAGCCAGCCACCCCCGCACCGAACCTAAATCTAGGCAAGTCTCTTCGTACCACCTTTAACGAATCTCCATCTCCAGAG TTTCCTGAGGTTATTTCTCTCAACGTGGGTGGGACCTACTTCACCACCCGCCTGTCCACTTTACGGCGCTATGAGGACACCATGCTCGCCGCCATGTTTAGTGGACGCCATCACATCCCACGTGATGCTGAAGGTCGCTTCTTCATTGACCGGGATGGGGCATATTTCGG GGACATCCTGAACTTCCTGCGCGAGGGTGAACTACCTCAGAGGGATCGTGTGAGGTCGGTACACAGGGAGGCCCAGTACTATGCTATTGGTCCCCTGTTGGACAGCCTGGAGGACACTCAGCCACTCACAGGAGAGAAAGTCCGCCAGGCCTTCCTCGACCTCCTGCCCTACTACAAGG ATAATCTGGAGCGCATCGTGGAGATTGCCAAACTGCGGGCCATGCAGAGGAAGGCTCGCTTCGCCAAGCTGAAGATTTGCGTGTACAAGGAGGAGATGCCCATCACGCCGTACGAGCGGCCGCTCTTCAATTCGTTGCGCTTTGAGCGCACGGAGAGTGAGGCCAAGCTGTTCGAGCACCACTGTGAGGTGGACGTGTCTTTCGGGCCCTGGGAGGCGGTGGCGGACGTTTACGACCTGCTCCACTGCATCGTCAGTGACCTGGCGGAGCGTGGCATCACCGCTGACCAGCAATGCATCGGTGTCTGTGACAAACATCTCATCAACCACTACTACTGCAAGAGACCCATCTACGAGTTCAAGATCACATGGTGGTAA